The Diadema setosum chromosome 8, eeDiaSeto1, whole genome shotgun sequence genome includes the window TAGTGACCTTGGCAGGGTCAGAGGTCGCGGAAGGGGACGAGGTCGTGGCCGAGGTCGTGGTCGAGGCCTAATTAGGCTCAACAGAGCAGAAAGTATGCCCGAAGGGGTATCGTCCTTGCCTATGGTGGGCCAGAGTCCCCTGGACGTCAACTCAAACTCCACAATCTTCTTTAAAGATGAACTCGTAGAGAATGACGATGAGGAGCGCGAACCCGAGGACAGGGTGATGTTCGAAGCGGTGGCTGAAGATGAACACGAAGACGCAGATGAGATAACCGTTGATGACGAAGTGTCTGTGAAAGTCAGTGCAACGGATTTTGAAAGCGAGTCGCAGCAACCGACAGTGGCACCATCGACGAGCGCAACGGCGATGGCAAAGGCGGCGAAAGGGAAAACGAAGGACGCCAAGTCGGCTGGTCCGGGCAGAAAGCCTAGAGATGGTAAGAAGCAGGATCAGGGAGTGAATGTGAGCGAGACGGCGGCCAAACCAAGCCCTCCGCCGCTCCCGCCTTCGGCCAGCCTTTGGAAGCCGCGCCAGTCCTTGCTTCCAGCTGGAGAGGTTCTCATTACGGACGTTACAAGTCAAGACGTTACCTTCACGGTGAGGGAATGCTGCACCAGTCGCGGATTCTTCAGAGAGATGAAGCAGGAAGTGCACGGGACGTCGACCGCCGTCACGAGCGCCTCCATGAACTCCGATCCTGATGACCAAGCAATGTCGTCACAGGTTCCCTCGTCGACATCGTCGTCTTCGTCGTCGACGACAGCTCAGGAAGTGACGGTGAACGGGAAGGACAAAGTGAGCGTGAGTGAAAGTTCGCCTACCGTCAATGCACATGAAGAAGGCGAAGAGCAGACTCCCAAGGTCGAGCCGGTAGAACAATCGTCTCATGAGTAGCCGCTGTATACTAGTTGCATGACACCCAGGAAATGCATTAACTTGTTCCACGCCTTCACTCCCTGTATGATGCAAGAGATATTACTACTGTATTTTACATTACTTTTCCACTTGTCTGTGATTGTGACATCATGCGGGAGTCCCAAAATTTTATAGGGATACGGACCTACGAATACGTCAAGATTTTCAGCACGTGAGAGATGAAAGCTCCCCGCGGAAAGTTCGCTTCTTGTTTCGGTGGAACATTGCAAAGACTCGACAGATACACACTGTGCATTTTCTTATTTAGGATAGCTGGCTTTGAAAGGAAGGTAAACTTTTGATAGAAAAACTGTTCGGCTTTCATTTTGCAATTCCTCTTGGGCCACAGCACCGCATGTGAAAACTTTAGTAATCGTATGTAATTTGGCTGGCGTCCTTATATATGCGTTCAGTTCGATCAATTAGGTATCAAGATAAACAATATTATGTTACAAAGCGCTTTATCAATAAATCGAGTTCAGGTGCCTGGCATGCCCTGTTTATTTCCAAATGCCTACCACTGTGTTAAGTGTTTTTCGTGTTATATTGGGAGCTTTTATGGCGACTCTGGTAAACCATTATATTGTGACCATTTCGTTTTTTAAACTCCGAAATATATTGTGAGTGACAAAGGAAATTGTGAGGGTATCCATGCCGCTGTCCATATACCACTTAGTGTTTGAATGTAATGCCACATGCTGTAGGAATTAATTATTGATTAACGATTTTCACTAACGTCAGTTACGAAGTCACAGTACATTGTAAGGAATTTGATGAGCCATGAGTATAGTTTAATTTTGCAGGGATTCCACATAATGGTGCGTATTCATTGATGATTGCACTGATTTGAGTTCATCATGTCACTGTgactttattatgattatcattatttgtcaTCGCGGATATACCGTGCTACATTATCGTGGTCCTTAGTACACGTAATGTTGATCTGATGTTTAAGCAAGACACGGATCCATTTCAATGTAAAACCAGCACATGATATTATGTCCAGGGatgagctttttttttattttttatccaaGACCATCCTAGATGTGGTCGAGTCCCTGGAAACAAGGACTGTCGTGAATAATAGAGGGATGCCTTCTAACTCAATAATGTAATCAAGAACGTAGTTAATGAACACattcccaaacatttcatctttgtCGCGGAATTGTAGTTGTGCCTCCCTGTTGCAAGAGATGACGTACGCAgtaaaataattatgatgaacaATTATGATGATTGAAGGTGTTCGTAATGGTACAACTGTTACCAGTAAATGTAGTTTCTTACAACTGAATAGATTATCACTTTCCTAGAAGCATAAAAATGGAAAGAATCATGAAACAGAATGTAACAGGACGTATTGCTAGCGATTACTTGCTACATACAGCAATCTGCGTAGGTTTGATGTGTGATCATAAATCTATCCGCAGTTTTTGGATtgtttatgattttatttttcctatCCAATAGGTCAAGAAATCCAAGTCATCGTCAGATGCTCTGTCAGTACGATTCGCCAAAATTTGTTTTGCGTCGAGATGAAAGGATTCACTCCATACGGCGCACTGTCAAGTCAGTTTGCTTTTAACTGGCATGTGACGGCGAACAAAAGTataatttgtgttgttttgtgaaGTACTTAAAAACGGAAAGTGAAATGTCATGCTGTGCTGAACCTCATGTCTGAGTTTGGACGTGCGATTGAATGGGAAAGGGATAACCAAGAGTGTTAAAGGAGCAGAATCGCCAATTAGTAATGTGGGGAACTCCGTTGTTTGCTTGTGGAGTTTTGGCAAttttatatttgaagagtttgttcgcaaaaaccgataagtccaaaattgtcaaatggagatatttgcggttaaaggtcaagaaaaataaagagaataataagaaaatttttgcttcttttgaccataacttcaaatatgtacctttatataatagtgaccaatatatcattcaaaaggtattattttgtactttatgacagagaccgtacttcaaaatcttcaaaaatggacttatcggtttttgcaaacaaactcttcatttttagGAGctaaatatgaatatgtattattGTGCTTTCATCATAGTTCCTTGATAATCACATTTCTAAAATTCAAGTTAGGAGTTACTGATTGTTTAAGTAAGGAATTATCAATTATTTGAAGTATATAGAAGGTACATACTACTGAACATGACGGAAAGTGATTGTAAATCGCTGTCGACTGTGTGAAGACACTTAGCCTGTTATAATGGTTATTTACGACAAATAGTCGTAATATTCTTCAATGATTGTGCATGATTTCGGTATTTTTCTAGCATTTCCAGTTTACCGACGAGATCACAAGAACGGAAAATGGAATTCTGTCCTATAAAATTTAGGACTAGTCATCTTATCGTCACATGACCTGTTTTCAATTGTCGTTGATGTAGCGCACCCATCGAGGCAAATCGGTCACGAGAAACTGCTAATGGATGCccaatttttatttcttcagtAATGTTAATAATCGGTATTGTGTATCTTTCATGTCTTTATCTTGCAAAGGCACAAACCACAATCaaattaggtttttttttttttctgaacggATGATGATcgccgcgaaaataacaatatAGCTTTATCCAATCACAACTTAATGTTGCATAATAGCTTTCGTCGGAAAGGGTTTTCGTTTTGTCTATATCAGTTTCATCTGTATATGATTACAGGGCTTGTGTCTCTTTCACGTTTGAGTCATGTTTTGAGGATGTTCGTTCtacgcaaaagaaaaaattgttattattattattaaataaaataattaacaaagacagaaagaaatgtatagatgaaatacaagtgtagtaataatgataacacagAATGCCTGATTTCAAGATAATCGTGATGCATTTGTCAGTAAATGTGTCATCAGAGAGgcctacaattttttttttggtcgacTTCATTATTGATGAAAACTGCGTCAGCGTTTTTGACTTTTGCTGCTGAATTTCCCTACATTGGGCATGAGCACGTTCGTTTTCAGCTTTGGTGTTTTTCTTCCACACACAAGGTTCGATGGCTTAAATGGAAATGTTCGTATTCAATGATTGAATGGTCACGGTAATTTCATTTTGACCGTCATGTTGAGTACTTTACAATTATTGTTAAACCTTCTATTTTTGTATGGATGGATTGATGTATATTGACCACCCGCCTCGTGGAAATTAGAGCATCGTTTGCTTGCAAATACGCCTTACAATAAAGATTATATTCTCGTCATTGATGTAAAACCAAACTCTGATGTTTGTCTTCATAAATATGTTTCTGCGTTTATTTAAGCTGTTTGTTGTTGCTACtgctgatttgttttgattttggtttgtgtgtgcctgtgtctgtgtgtctaaatgtttgtgtgggtgtgtgtccgtgtgtttCGTAACAGCGTGGGCGTCATGTTGAAGAAAGACACGCTGTACACTTGGTAGAGTTTTTTCCGCACGTGGTCTGTGAGAATCGTTCGTCCCGTCTGCGGAGGCGACTGTCAGAACGCTCAAGGTGGCGCTATTGCAGACAGAGAAACGCAACACATGGACTATTGAGACAcgtgcatgtacgtgtactgaAGAAGATAAAACAACCACGCCGatactgtagtacatgtaccttgTAGAATGCGAATGACTACCGCAGAGCCTTACAACCATGGACCATCATCTTACAATGGGACTACTATCGGTACTCTTGGATTAGCGTGTCCAAGGTGAACCTAAAGCTGTACATATAGACATTACATTACTATAATAAATATGGAAATagagaaagggggagagagagattaGTGTTGTGTATATATAGATAAAATAGATAGACTGAAAGATACACATATTGCAGAAAGACACCGGGAAATGCAATGTAATGTTTATGTACTTCTGAAAGACGAagcagaaaaggaaaaaaaaatattggggGTTATAGTTGGCTTAAGAGATGTGacattcagaattttatgaCAGTATACCACCCTATTTGTTCGATGCTGCTGTATAGTAGTTGTATTCTACTAGGAAACCCGCAAAGAAGGCAGCGTGGATCATAATGGACCGATTGACATCAGTCAACTTCCATACTGCTGATGTATAGTACTATCGAGTACTATTGTGTGGACATGTGCTGtatcgtatccgggcaattacccgtagagggcaattacccccccccccccccccctcccctcggCTAAAAagtggttagtggtaaggttagagtaaagattagggttagggttagggttaggtttagggttaggagtttgggttagggttaggattagattcaggattaggattaggattaggattagggccaggcgaagggtccggggtaattgccctagacccgctGCAACGTTTGTTGCAAACCATGAGAGACTGCAtctatacatgtaatatactcATAGGAGATGTTCAAGATGGAGACGGAGTCGCAACAGTCTTATTCACTTTAATCCCGTGTTCGAGGCTGCCACTCAAAGATAATGAAGTACGTGCCAAATTGGTTCTGCCCTACAGGTAGGAGTAAATGGATTAATGTTTCATTGCATAATGACCTTACAGCCACTCTCAAAGGAAAACAATATTTGTGGTGGTACATGTAATTAGTTTTTGTCATCCACAGAGTTATGAAAGATGTGCTGCTGTAGATACCCATTGtataaagacacggggatgcgcggATTGAAATGCTGCTGAAATAAAGATCAGAATTATTGTTCGACTGTGACATGTCTGGACACTAATCTGACGTATTGATTTACAAAGAACTATACTTTAAGATTATAATACCAAATCAGCTTCATTTGTCGAAATTTATTGAAGAAGAGATAAAAATCTGCTTTCCAGGAAGACCcagtttcaaacactttcacaagatacagctcagatttacactttgtACTTTGAGAGGGTGTTGAGTTGTGTGTTGCCATCAGGTGAAggtttatttcaaaataaaccCGTCATAGCGTTGAAAGTGAATCTTCAGATTGGAGAAAGAACCCCGATCCTCAAAGCATAATGTACCAGTGGAATATTTTGAGCATCCATGGAAAACTCACATCTCTTTCAATGATTCTAAGTTTTTAAGTTGTTTGAATTGGTGTTTAATGTGTTTCAGGGGTACAGACAAGAATGGGTATTCATatacctttttttgttgtttttgtttttgcaccctagacatgtacattgttttaaTTTGTCTGAATAAACACaacacaatacaatgcaatacacaAGCGTCAAGTCGAAAATCACATTACACACCGGCAGTGTGTATTTAATAAGACGTCAAAGTGGATTCCAGTTCCAAAGCGGTTGCTTTATAAGTGATTTTAAAATTGGAGTGACTCTGCGGAAGTACCTGTATGTGAACATTATTCGTGGCCACATAGTCATCTGAGAGACACCAATGGGGTCTAAGTAGCTTGGTGTAGCACACTATTTTCGCTAGAAATTGTATGGTATAATGCTCTCTATCACTGCTGAAAAGTGAATTTCAAGATAAAAAGTCTGTAGCGCTTCTTGGCAGTAATTTTCAATATCAGCACCGtcaagagtgaaaaaaaaaatatgacaaagaaaaatgCCTCACTTAATTTTGTTACCTTGGGGATTATCAAAGAAGCCAATATTgatcaaaataatcataattgacCGTAATGCAATAGACATTATTGGGCACCCCTTAATAAAACGCTGTGTTGTGACTCCTGTCTTTGCTtagaaatatttaaaaaaaaagaaaaaaagaaagaagaaagaaatgttatGGTCTCTTGTACTTTGTAGTGAAGCTTGCCCGGCAGAAGTACGAATCGAGCTACGTCAGACCATGGACCTTTTCAACTGTGGCGTCCATGGTCAGACATTGTGGTTATAGCTATAGCGCCATCTACTCCTAACTCGACAAACCGTGAGTGTAGCTGGGCAAGCCAGTTGAACTTCCGTGTACTTCCGAGAGATCAGATGTTGAATTACACTGTAGGTTGCCTGCACTGCACCGACACCGAGGGGTCT containing:
- the LOC140231634 gene encoding uncharacterized protein, whose translation is MDEEEQIDQDDQQVYAAEELKQKRIRKGRVEYLVKWKDWSDKHNTWEPEDNILDSRLVELFEARLAKEGPTHLISRRGRRGRRKSTTDVIEILNFSKPVGQPPLIRGRGRGRGRGSERSRGRGSSMGRGQSSTLGRGRGSIFGRGRGSDLGRVRGRGRGRGRGRGRGRGLIRLNRAESMPEGVSSLPMVGQSPLDVNSNSTIFFKDELVENDDEEREPEDRVMFEAVAEDEHEDADEITVDDEVSVKVSATDFESESQQPTVAPSTSATAMAKAAKGKTKDAKSAGPGRKPRDGKKQDQGVNVSETAAKPSPPPLPPSASLWKPRQSLLPAGEVLITDVTSQDVTFTVRECCTSRGFFREMKQEVHGTSTAVTSASMNSDPDDQAMSSQVPSSTSSSSSSTTAQEVTVNGKDKVSVSESSPTVNAHEEGEEQTPKVEPVEQSSHE